Proteins encoded by one window of Lathyrus oleraceus cultivar Zhongwan6 chromosome 1, CAAS_Psat_ZW6_1.0, whole genome shotgun sequence:
- the LOC127116115 gene encoding probable ADP-ribosylation factor GTPase-activating protein AGD14 isoform X3: MASRLREDEKQEHAIRALLRLEPNQRCINCNSLGPQYVCTNFWTFVCTACSGIHREFTHRVKSVSMAKFTSQEVTALQEGGNQRARKVYFREWDAQHHSFPDSDNVNRLRDFIKHVYVDRRFTGDSTSDKPPRVKNSGDKDGSYENRRVEAYQGGSKSPPYEDSHERRYSDRSSPGGRSPGYDQESRQVGDYKRSPGCPPVINDWRREDRRISDGGYKTERHSPAQARNLGSSSPSVGPSVREILGENVVPLRISGPPKPNNGKAADASALTQKTAFSGSLVSSNESQVNIKLETTKSLIDFDADPEPIAPTIPQAQQTSAPQPVSGNSSDDNWASFDIASEAKANQSNSNLNPLESILSQLSYSASLSSHASGVQGPIPAGALSFGSLSAFPSNGALMPSSGQEVVLPHDSVGQWASSQHQQPMFSAVNSQPSHVPSVPTGQGYPNTQMPHAYHHASKPANEAFNSILSQPSAVEAKPSGRTELSEDLFIRKLSSFSAPVQEGWQAGLPQGTGNSMQYNNNVVPIPSFSEPSRSTNPFDVSSKQTPDQDQSFLSISSLHGALPSVSPSLPMHPPYQSNPLHGWSPPLPNVGTMYSNVGTMYSSSLGLQPHAWNPPLPNIPSSGTMHSSSLGLQPHAWNPPLPNIPSSGTLHPSSLGNPSHAWNPTLSSPYASFLPPQAPIHASALGLGSNNGQQMPPNTPMPRQEDGNFGAERDIFGLSNPDQQLTGKPSITPTSNPFPKRGNPFG, from the exons GGACCACAATATGTGTGCACAAATTTCTGGACGTTTGTTTGCACTGCTTGTAGTGGAATACA CCGTGAATTTACACATCGTGTGAAATCAGTTTCAATGGCTAAATTTACTTCGCAAGAAGTTACTGCACTTCAAGAAGGAGGAAATCAG CGTGCAAGAAAGGTTTATTTTAGAGAATGGGATGCACAACATCATTCTTTCCCTGACAGTGA TAATGTTAACAGGCTCCGAGACTTTATTAAGCATGTTTATGTGGATAGGAGATTCACCGGAGATAGTACCTCTGACAAACCACCAAGAGTGAAAAAC AGTGGTGACAAAGATGGGTCATATGAAAACAGGAGAGTTGAGGCCTATCAGGGAGGATCTAAAAGCCCTCCATATGAAGACTCACATGAACGCCGTTATAGTGACAGGTCTAGTCCAGGTGGAAGAAGTCCTGGATATGATCAAGAAAGTAGGCAAGTTGGTGATTATAAGAGAAGTCCCGGTTGTCCTCCAGTTATCAATGATTGGCGTCGTGAAGATCGTAGAATATCAGATGGAGGTTACAAGACGGAAAGGCATTCCCCTGCACAAGCCAGAAATCTGGGCTCTTCTAGCCCATCTGTGGGTCCATCCGTTAGAGAAATTTTGGGAGAAAATGTAGTACCTCTTAGGATAAGTGGACCTCCCAAACCGAACAATGGAAAAGCTGCCGATGCCTCAGCATTGACACAG AAAACTGCATTCTCTGGTAGCTTGGTATCCAGTAATGAAAGCCAAGTAAATATTAAGCTTGAGACTACTAAGAGTCTTATTGATTTTGATGCTGATCCTGAACCTATTGCTCCCACAATTCCTCAAGCTCAACAAACTAGTGCGCCTCAACCTGTGTCAGGAAATTCCAGTGATGACAATTGGGCCTCTTTTGATATTGCTTCCGAGGCGAAAgcaaatcaaagcaactcaaattTAAATCCACTTGAATCCATACTGTCCCAATTGTCTTATTCGGCATCTTTATCTTCTCATGCTTCGGGAGTCCAAG GACCTATTCCAGCAGGGGCTCTTAGTTTTGGCAGTTTATCAGCTTTCCCATCCAATGGTGCTTTGATGCCATCTTCCGGACAGGAAGTTGTATTACCTCATGATAGTGTAGGACAGTGGGCTAGTTCGCAGCATCAGCAACCAATGTTCTCTGCTGTAAATAGTCAG CCATCGCATGTACCTTCTGTACCCACAGGACAGGGGTATCCAAATACACAAATGCCACATGCATACCATCATGCTTCGAAGCCGGCCAATGAGGCTTTTAATAGTATTCTTTCTCAACCTTCTGCTGTAGAAGCAAAACCAAGTGGAAGAACAGAACTTTCTGAA GATCTGTTCATTAGAAAACTCTCTTCCTTCTCTGCTCCAGTTCAAGAAGGTTGGCAGGCGGGTCTTCCCCAGGGCACGGGCAACTCAATGCAATATAATAATAATGTGGTG CCAATACCAAGTTTTTCGGAGCCATCAAGGTCAACAAATCCATTTGATGTCAGCAGCAAACAAACCCCAGATCAAGACCAAAGT TTTCTTTCCATTTCATCATTGCATGGTGCGTTGCCCAGTGTATCGCCATCACTCCCGATGCACCCTCCATACCAGAGCAATCCATTGCATGGATGGAGTCCACCCCTTCCTAATGTAGGCACTATGTACTCTAATGTAGGCACTATGTACTCTTCAAGCCTGGGTTTGCAACCACATGCATGGAATCCAC CTCTGCCTAATATACCATCTTCAGGCACTATGCACTCTTCAAGCCTGGGTTTGCAACCACATGCATGGAATCCACCCCTGCCCAATATACCATCTTCAGGCACTTTGCACCCTTCAAGCCTGGGCAATCCATCCCATGCCTGGAATCCAACCCTATCGTCACCATATGCATCATTCCTACCTCCACAAGCACCaattcatgcatcagcattggGACTAG GGTCTAACAATGGGCAGCAAATGCCACCTAACACACCAATGCCAAG GCAAGAAGATGGGAATTTTGGAGCTGAGCGAGACATTTTCGGCTTGTCAAATCCAGATCAGCAGCTGACTGGTAAGCCGTCAATCACTCCCACCTCTAACCCCTTCCCTAAAAGAGGGAACCCATTCGGATAA
- the LOC127116115 gene encoding probable ADP-ribosylation factor GTPase-activating protein AGD14 isoform X1, producing MASRLREDEKQEHAIRALLRLEPNQRCINCNSLGPQYVCTNFWTFVCTACSGIHREFTHRVKSVSMAKFTSQEVTALQEGGNQRARKVYFREWDAQHHSFPDSDNVNRLRDFIKHVYVDRRFTGDSTSDKPPRVKNSGDKDGSYENRRVEAYQGGSKSPPYEDSHERRYSDRSSPGGRSPGYDQESRQVGDYKRSPGCPPVINDWRREDRRISDGGYKTERHSPAQARNLGSSSPSVGPSVREILGENVVPLRISGPPKPNNGKAADASALTQKTAFSGSLVSSNESQVNIKLETTKSLIDFDADPEPIAPTIPQAQQTSAPQPVSGNSSDDNWASFDIASEAKANQSNSNLNPLESILSQLSYSASLSSHASGVQGPIPAGALSFGSLSAFPSNGALMPSSGQEVVLPHDSVGQWASSQHQQPMFSAVNSQPSHVPSVPTGQGYPNTQMPHAYHHASKPANEAFNSILSQPSAVEAKPSGRTELSEDLFIRKLSSFSAPVQEGWQAGLPQGTGNSMQYNNNVVPIPSFSEPSRSTNPFDVSSKQTPDQDQSFLSISSLHGALPSVSPSLPMHPPYQSNPLHGWSPPLPNVGTMYSNVGTMYSSSLGLQPHAWNPPLPNIPSSGTMHFSSLGLQPHAWNPPLPNIPSSGTMHSSSLGLQPHAWNPPLPNIPSSGTLHPSSLGNPSHAWNPTLSSPYASFLPPQAPIHASALGLGSNNGQQMPPNTPMPRQEDGNFGAERDIFGLSNPDQQLTGKPSITPTSNPFPKRGNPFG from the exons GGACCACAATATGTGTGCACAAATTTCTGGACGTTTGTTTGCACTGCTTGTAGTGGAATACA CCGTGAATTTACACATCGTGTGAAATCAGTTTCAATGGCTAAATTTACTTCGCAAGAAGTTACTGCACTTCAAGAAGGAGGAAATCAG CGTGCAAGAAAGGTTTATTTTAGAGAATGGGATGCACAACATCATTCTTTCCCTGACAGTGA TAATGTTAACAGGCTCCGAGACTTTATTAAGCATGTTTATGTGGATAGGAGATTCACCGGAGATAGTACCTCTGACAAACCACCAAGAGTGAAAAAC AGTGGTGACAAAGATGGGTCATATGAAAACAGGAGAGTTGAGGCCTATCAGGGAGGATCTAAAAGCCCTCCATATGAAGACTCACATGAACGCCGTTATAGTGACAGGTCTAGTCCAGGTGGAAGAAGTCCTGGATATGATCAAGAAAGTAGGCAAGTTGGTGATTATAAGAGAAGTCCCGGTTGTCCTCCAGTTATCAATGATTGGCGTCGTGAAGATCGTAGAATATCAGATGGAGGTTACAAGACGGAAAGGCATTCCCCTGCACAAGCCAGAAATCTGGGCTCTTCTAGCCCATCTGTGGGTCCATCCGTTAGAGAAATTTTGGGAGAAAATGTAGTACCTCTTAGGATAAGTGGACCTCCCAAACCGAACAATGGAAAAGCTGCCGATGCCTCAGCATTGACACAG AAAACTGCATTCTCTGGTAGCTTGGTATCCAGTAATGAAAGCCAAGTAAATATTAAGCTTGAGACTACTAAGAGTCTTATTGATTTTGATGCTGATCCTGAACCTATTGCTCCCACAATTCCTCAAGCTCAACAAACTAGTGCGCCTCAACCTGTGTCAGGAAATTCCAGTGATGACAATTGGGCCTCTTTTGATATTGCTTCCGAGGCGAAAgcaaatcaaagcaactcaaattTAAATCCACTTGAATCCATACTGTCCCAATTGTCTTATTCGGCATCTTTATCTTCTCATGCTTCGGGAGTCCAAG GACCTATTCCAGCAGGGGCTCTTAGTTTTGGCAGTTTATCAGCTTTCCCATCCAATGGTGCTTTGATGCCATCTTCCGGACAGGAAGTTGTATTACCTCATGATAGTGTAGGACAGTGGGCTAGTTCGCAGCATCAGCAACCAATGTTCTCTGCTGTAAATAGTCAG CCATCGCATGTACCTTCTGTACCCACAGGACAGGGGTATCCAAATACACAAATGCCACATGCATACCATCATGCTTCGAAGCCGGCCAATGAGGCTTTTAATAGTATTCTTTCTCAACCTTCTGCTGTAGAAGCAAAACCAAGTGGAAGAACAGAACTTTCTGAA GATCTGTTCATTAGAAAACTCTCTTCCTTCTCTGCTCCAGTTCAAGAAGGTTGGCAGGCGGGTCTTCCCCAGGGCACGGGCAACTCAATGCAATATAATAATAATGTGGTG CCAATACCAAGTTTTTCGGAGCCATCAAGGTCAACAAATCCATTTGATGTCAGCAGCAAACAAACCCCAGATCAAGACCAAAGT TTTCTTTCCATTTCATCATTGCATGGTGCGTTGCCCAGTGTATCGCCATCACTCCCGATGCACCCTCCATACCAGAGCAATCCATTGCATGGATGGAGTCCACCCCTTCCTAATGTAGGCACTATGTACTCTAATGTAGGCACTATGTACTCTTCAAGCCTGGGTTTGCAACCACATGCATGGAATCCACCTCTGCCTAATATACCATCTTCAGGCACTATGCACTTTTCAAGCCTGGGTTTGCAACCACATGCATGGAATCCACCTCTGCCTAATATACCATCTTCAGGCACTATGCACTCTTCAAGCCTGGGTTTGCAACCACATGCATGGAATCCACCCCTGCCCAATATACCATCTTCAGGCACTTTGCACCCTTCAAGCCTGGGCAATCCATCCCATGCCTGGAATCCAACCCTATCGTCACCATATGCATCATTCCTACCTCCACAAGCACCaattcatgcatcagcattggGACTAG GGTCTAACAATGGGCAGCAAATGCCACCTAACACACCAATGCCAAG GCAAGAAGATGGGAATTTTGGAGCTGAGCGAGACATTTTCGGCTTGTCAAATCCAGATCAGCAGCTGACTGGTAAGCCGTCAATCACTCCCACCTCTAACCCCTTCCCTAAAAGAGGGAACCCATTCGGATAA
- the LOC127116152 gene encoding uncharacterized protein LOC127116152: MEKGESNQERWCGLKDSSWCQQFKNISNPLMARYVYGFIFLAANLLAWSARDELSSISTLTKLKGLKVCKVEKECLGANGVLRVSMGCFLFFMMMFWSTTRASELNEARDKWHSGWWSIKIVLWILLTIFPFLLPSALIELYGQVAQFGAGVFLLIQLISIISFINWLNEYFASETYAERFKVHVMIFAATSYFICLVGIILMYIWYAPIPSCLLNIFFITWSLVLLQLMTSVSLHPKVNGGLLSPGLMGLYVVFLCWCAIRSEPEGDQCIRKAGTVPETDWLNIISFVIGILAIVFATFSTGIDSKSFQLKKSEKATEENDVPYGYGFFHFVFAVGAMYFAMLLVGWNSHHSMKKWSLDVGWTSAWVRIVNEWLAVCVYLWILIAPIIWKNRHTEST, from the exons ATGGAGAAAGGAGAAAGCAACCAAGAAAGGTGGTGTGGACTAAAGGATTCTTCATGGTGTCAACAATTCAAAAACATATCAAATCCTTTGATGGCAAGATATGTATATGGCTTTATTTTTCTAGCGGCTAATCTCTTGGCATGGTCTGCACGTGATGAACTTTCTAGCATTAGTACACTAACAAAACTCAAAG GTTTAAAAGTATGCAAGGTTGAAAAAGAGTGTTTGGGAGCAAATGGTGTCTTAAGAGTGAGCATGGGTTGCTTT CTGTTTTTTATGATGATGTTTTGGTCAACTACAAGAGCTTCTGAATTGAATGAAGCAAGAGATAAATGGCATTCTGGATGGTGGTCAATAAAGATTGTTCTATGGATCCTATTGACAATTTTTCCATTTTTACTTCCTTCTGCTTTGATTGAACTCTATG GGCAGGTAGCACAATTTGGTGCTGG AGTTTTCCTCCTAATTCAACTAATAAGCATAATCAGTTTCATTAATTGGCTTAATGAGTATTTTGCATCTGAAACATATGCAGAAAGATT CAAAGTCCATGTGATGATATTTGCAGCAACTTCATATTTTATATGTTTGGTGGGAATAATTTTGATGTACATTTGGTATGCCCCAATACCATCATGTCTtctcaacattttcttcattACTTGGTCTTTAGTACTTCTCCAACTCATGACAAGTGTATCTCTTCACCCAAAA GTAAATGGTGGACTTCTAAGTCCAGGGTTGATGGGACTGTACGTTGTCTTCCTTTGTTGGTGTGCAATTAGAAG TGAACCCGAAGGAGATCAATGCATCCGGAAGGCAGGCACCGTACCCGAAACCGACTGGCTAAACATCATT AGTTTTGTTATTGGAATACTAGCAATAGTTTTTGCAACATTTTCAACCGGCATAGATTCTAAATCCTTTCAG TTAAAGAAGAGTGAGAAGGCAACAGAAGAAAATGATGTTCCATATGGTTATGGCTTCTTTCATTTTGTTTTTGCCGTAGGAGCTATGTACTTTGCAATGCTATTGGTTGGATGGAATAGTCATCACTCTATGAAAAA ATGGTCACTTGATGTGGGCTGGACCAGTGCTTGGGTCAGAATAGTAAATGAATGGTTGGCAGTCTGTGTATACT TATGGATTTTGATAGCCCCAATTATATGGAAAAACAGACATACTGAATCTACATGA
- the LOC127116115 gene encoding probable ADP-ribosylation factor GTPase-activating protein AGD14 isoform X2 translates to MASRLREDEKQEHAIRALLRLEPNQRCINCNSLGPQYVCTNFWTFVCTACSGIHREFTHRVKSVSMAKFTSQEVTALQEGGNQRARKVYFREWDAQHHSFPDSELRDFIKHVYVDRRFTGDSTSDKPPRVKNSGDKDGSYENRRVEAYQGGSKSPPYEDSHERRYSDRSSPGGRSPGYDQESRQVGDYKRSPGCPPVINDWRREDRRISDGGYKTERHSPAQARNLGSSSPSVGPSVREILGENVVPLRISGPPKPNNGKAADASALTQKTAFSGSLVSSNESQVNIKLETTKSLIDFDADPEPIAPTIPQAQQTSAPQPVSGNSSDDNWASFDIASEAKANQSNSNLNPLESILSQLSYSASLSSHASGVQGPIPAGALSFGSLSAFPSNGALMPSSGQEVVLPHDSVGQWASSQHQQPMFSAVNSQPSHVPSVPTGQGYPNTQMPHAYHHASKPANEAFNSILSQPSAVEAKPSGRTELSEDLFIRKLSSFSAPVQEGWQAGLPQGTGNSMQYNNNVVPIPSFSEPSRSTNPFDVSSKQTPDQDQSFLSISSLHGALPSVSPSLPMHPPYQSNPLHGWSPPLPNVGTMYSNVGTMYSSSLGLQPHAWNPPLPNIPSSGTMHFSSLGLQPHAWNPPLPNIPSSGTMHSSSLGLQPHAWNPPLPNIPSSGTLHPSSLGNPSHAWNPTLSSPYASFLPPQAPIHASALGLGSNNGQQMPPNTPMPRQEDGNFGAERDIFGLSNPDQQLTGKPSITPTSNPFPKRGNPFG, encoded by the exons GGACCACAATATGTGTGCACAAATTTCTGGACGTTTGTTTGCACTGCTTGTAGTGGAATACA CCGTGAATTTACACATCGTGTGAAATCAGTTTCAATGGCTAAATTTACTTCGCAAGAAGTTACTGCACTTCAAGAAGGAGGAAATCAG CGTGCAAGAAAGGTTTATTTTAGAGAATGGGATGCACAACATCATTCTTTCCCTGACAGTGA GCTCCGAGACTTTATTAAGCATGTTTATGTGGATAGGAGATTCACCGGAGATAGTACCTCTGACAAACCACCAAGAGTGAAAAAC AGTGGTGACAAAGATGGGTCATATGAAAACAGGAGAGTTGAGGCCTATCAGGGAGGATCTAAAAGCCCTCCATATGAAGACTCACATGAACGCCGTTATAGTGACAGGTCTAGTCCAGGTGGAAGAAGTCCTGGATATGATCAAGAAAGTAGGCAAGTTGGTGATTATAAGAGAAGTCCCGGTTGTCCTCCAGTTATCAATGATTGGCGTCGTGAAGATCGTAGAATATCAGATGGAGGTTACAAGACGGAAAGGCATTCCCCTGCACAAGCCAGAAATCTGGGCTCTTCTAGCCCATCTGTGGGTCCATCCGTTAGAGAAATTTTGGGAGAAAATGTAGTACCTCTTAGGATAAGTGGACCTCCCAAACCGAACAATGGAAAAGCTGCCGATGCCTCAGCATTGACACAG AAAACTGCATTCTCTGGTAGCTTGGTATCCAGTAATGAAAGCCAAGTAAATATTAAGCTTGAGACTACTAAGAGTCTTATTGATTTTGATGCTGATCCTGAACCTATTGCTCCCACAATTCCTCAAGCTCAACAAACTAGTGCGCCTCAACCTGTGTCAGGAAATTCCAGTGATGACAATTGGGCCTCTTTTGATATTGCTTCCGAGGCGAAAgcaaatcaaagcaactcaaattTAAATCCACTTGAATCCATACTGTCCCAATTGTCTTATTCGGCATCTTTATCTTCTCATGCTTCGGGAGTCCAAG GACCTATTCCAGCAGGGGCTCTTAGTTTTGGCAGTTTATCAGCTTTCCCATCCAATGGTGCTTTGATGCCATCTTCCGGACAGGAAGTTGTATTACCTCATGATAGTGTAGGACAGTGGGCTAGTTCGCAGCATCAGCAACCAATGTTCTCTGCTGTAAATAGTCAG CCATCGCATGTACCTTCTGTACCCACAGGACAGGGGTATCCAAATACACAAATGCCACATGCATACCATCATGCTTCGAAGCCGGCCAATGAGGCTTTTAATAGTATTCTTTCTCAACCTTCTGCTGTAGAAGCAAAACCAAGTGGAAGAACAGAACTTTCTGAA GATCTGTTCATTAGAAAACTCTCTTCCTTCTCTGCTCCAGTTCAAGAAGGTTGGCAGGCGGGTCTTCCCCAGGGCACGGGCAACTCAATGCAATATAATAATAATGTGGTG CCAATACCAAGTTTTTCGGAGCCATCAAGGTCAACAAATCCATTTGATGTCAGCAGCAAACAAACCCCAGATCAAGACCAAAGT TTTCTTTCCATTTCATCATTGCATGGTGCGTTGCCCAGTGTATCGCCATCACTCCCGATGCACCCTCCATACCAGAGCAATCCATTGCATGGATGGAGTCCACCCCTTCCTAATGTAGGCACTATGTACTCTAATGTAGGCACTATGTACTCTTCAAGCCTGGGTTTGCAACCACATGCATGGAATCCACCTCTGCCTAATATACCATCTTCAGGCACTATGCACTTTTCAAGCCTGGGTTTGCAACCACATGCATGGAATCCACCTCTGCCTAATATACCATCTTCAGGCACTATGCACTCTTCAAGCCTGGGTTTGCAACCACATGCATGGAATCCACCCCTGCCCAATATACCATCTTCAGGCACTTTGCACCCTTCAAGCCTGGGCAATCCATCCCATGCCTGGAATCCAACCCTATCGTCACCATATGCATCATTCCTACCTCCACAAGCACCaattcatgcatcagcattggGACTAG GGTCTAACAATGGGCAGCAAATGCCACCTAACACACCAATGCCAAG GCAAGAAGATGGGAATTTTGGAGCTGAGCGAGACATTTTCGGCTTGTCAAATCCAGATCAGCAGCTGACTGGTAAGCCGTCAATCACTCCCACCTCTAACCCCTTCCCTAAAAGAGGGAACCCATTCGGATAA